The sequence TATTGGGAAAATACGGCTCTCGTATCGAAAGTTTGAGTGTGGACTTGTTTTCAGGTTATAACAGGGCAGCGTTTGAAAATTACCTGGAGGGAAATCGAGTAGATGAGATCTATGCATTTTCGGACCACGATTTTAAGGCCGTCCATAAAAGGAGTTTTGACCTGATGCCCTTGATCGAAAAAACAAGCGTCCACTTGACGAAGGTAAAATGGGTAGACCACGGCAGAAGGCATGATCTGGACCGGAACCAACTTGCCGCCCTCTTTTTTGGGCATTTCAGTCCATCCTAAATAAAAAGAAGATGAAGATAAAAATAATGTATGTCGGCGTATTTGTGCTGCTGTTTGGCGTAGTGGTCACATTGGTGGCCAATGATGTGAGTCCAGAGCGGAAATTGATCGGAAAATGGGAAGAGGTGATGTGGAAGTATGAAAAATTGGATAGCTCGGAAGGCAATGTATTCGATTCTTTTCATATCAACGACCAACTTAAGCAAGAAATCAGTCGAGAACTGGTCATCCATAAAGCAGAGACCTGGGAGATCAAGCCGGAAGGGGAACTGTTGCTGCATAAAAAAAATGGGGCCAGTGAACACTTGCACTGGCGGTTGAAAGGGCGTGGTCATGTGTTAAAGCTTTTTGGGCATGGAGACAGCCTAGAGCATTACCAGATCCAAAAACTTACCGATGACACGATGGAGATTCACTTTAATTCAGACTTACAAGCACGGGGAATCATCAAGATGACCTTCAAAAAAGCCAAAAGTTAACATCGATGCTCAGAAAATTCAGCAATAGCAGGACACTAAGCGATAACATTAAACTGGGAAGCCTAACGGCTTTTTCGGCAGGGATGGTGAATGTGGTCTCAGTAATGTTGTTTTTCGCGTTTACTTCGAATGTAACGGGCCATTATGCGGTTTTGGCAGAGGAGATAGCGAAAGGTAACTGGTACCAAGCTGGTGTGGTGGCGGCATGGATCATGCTGTTCTTTTTTGGTGGGTTCACCTCCAATTGCATCATCATCCATTTTAATAAACGCTACACTTATTTGGCGCATGCCGTCCCCGTGTTTTTGGAAATCCTTTGTCTTTTGGTCGTAGGGACTTACGTGCAGTTTTATTATGCCGAGACCTTATTGGAGACGGAATGGTTGGTAGGGCTGATGCTGTATGCCATGGGCATCCAAAATGGATTGACGGCGAGTATTTCCAATTCTGCAGTGAAAACGACCCACTTGACGGGCTTGACCACAGACTTGGGCATGCTCTTTTCCATGTTTACCAAGAAAGAATACCGTGAAAATCCCCAATTGCGGGGCAAGCTTAAGATACAGTTGTCGATTATGGTCAGTTACATGTCCGGAGGCATCACTGCAGGCTTCATTTACATGACCATTGCTTACAATGTGTTTTATATCGTTTGTCTTTTCTTGCTGATTGTCATTGGCTATGACTATTACAAATTGAAGTACTATGAGCTGGTCAA comes from Echinicola vietnamensis DSM 17526 and encodes:
- a CDS encoding YoaK family protein, with the translated sequence MLRKFSNSRTLSDNIKLGSLTAFSAGMVNVVSVMLFFAFTSNVTGHYAVLAEEIAKGNWYQAGVVAAWIMLFFFGGFTSNCIIIHFNKRYTYLAHAVPVFLEILCLLVVGTYVQFYYAETLLETEWLVGLMLYAMGIQNGLTASISNSAVKTTHLTGLTTDLGMLFSMFTKKEYRENPQLRGKLKIQLSIMVSYMSGGITAGFIYMTIAYNVFYIVCLFLLIVIGYDYYKLKYYELVNRRDRKSKKDFYRYIGVKNKKKILEKA